Proteins encoded within one genomic window of Bradyrhizobium sp. 186:
- a CDS encoding glucose 1-dehydrogenase, whose product MSNPVVLITGALTGIGRAAAVAFAKKGAKVVVAGRRDEAGQALVKELRAFGSEAEFINADVRKEDDVRAMVDKTVARFGRLDVAVNNAATEGAVGPITDQTAESFAATFETNVLGVVLSMKHEVRAMQAQGSGSIINISSTYGHRGAPYASIYVGAKHAVEGITKSVALELAKSGIRVNAVGPGPTDTGMLTRFTGTAENKAALVTQVPLGRLVLSEEVADGIVFLGSDEGRFITGHVLNVDGGHSAN is encoded by the coding sequence ATGAGTAACCCAGTCGTGTTGATCACGGGCGCCTTGACCGGCATCGGTCGCGCCGCCGCCGTCGCCTTCGCCAAGAAGGGTGCGAAGGTGGTCGTTGCCGGCCGGCGTGACGAGGCCGGCCAGGCGCTCGTCAAGGAGCTGCGCGCTTTCGGTTCCGAGGCCGAGTTCATCAACGCCGACGTCCGCAAGGAGGATGACGTCCGCGCTATGGTCGACAAGACCGTCGCGCGGTTTGGCCGTCTCGATGTCGCGGTGAACAATGCCGCCACCGAGGGTGCGGTCGGCCCGATCACGGACCAGACCGCGGAAAGCTTTGCCGCGACGTTCGAGACCAACGTTCTCGGCGTGGTCCTGAGCATGAAGCACGAAGTGCGCGCCATGCAGGCCCAGGGGAGCGGCAGCATCATCAATATCTCCTCGACCTATGGGCACAGGGGCGCGCCCTATGCCTCGATCTACGTCGGCGCCAAGCATGCCGTCGAAGGCATTACCAAGTCGGTGGCGCTCGAACTCGCCAAATCGGGGATTCGCGTGAACGCCGTCGGGCCTGGCCCCACGGACACCGGCATGCTGACCCGCTTTACTGGCACGGCGGAGAACAAGGCCGCCCTGGTGACCCAGGTTCCGCTCGGTCGGCTCGTCCTCTCCGAGGAGGTCGCCGACGGCATCGTGTTCCTCGGTTCGGACGAAGGCAGGTTCATCACCGGCCACGTCCTCAACGTCGACGGCGGACACAGCGCCAACTGA
- a CDS encoding metallophosphoesterase produces MLDKAEKPLRFLQIGDLHITDPGLQNHADLRHIVDEVNENTPGRIDFVYLPGDNADDGTAEQFRIVHDELSRLILPWYAIPGDHDFKPRSLDDFYAGLHVRKLPYVVEISGCSCVFLDVVSRGNGGPDFRLGAARLVWLRGQLEAAQRDGKAAAVFMHAYPADLGEEAAELAAMLDDSPVALVSMGHTHYNEISNDGRTIYVATRSTGQIEEGDVGFAFAAIDRGAVSWRFKPLQSSWPFVMITSPADRRLAIASHSAEGDVCREVRASTWGAVPIAQAEFRTDDQAWQPMYGGDGGLFSAEFKAPQGPFRLSVRVIDQQRNQDTDTIDVAPYVAAARKPSGSDDGSIGAWPERHLLGTQLGPNRNGRKW; encoded by the coding sequence ATGTTGGACAAAGCCGAAAAGCCTCTGCGTTTCCTTCAGATCGGAGACCTGCACATCACCGATCCGGGTTTGCAGAACCACGCCGATTTGCGCCACATCGTCGACGAGGTGAACGAGAATACCCCGGGAAGGATCGATTTCGTCTACCTGCCCGGTGACAACGCCGACGACGGTACGGCCGAGCAATTCCGCATCGTCCACGATGAATTGTCGCGCCTGATCCTGCCATGGTACGCGATTCCGGGCGATCACGACTTCAAGCCGAGATCGCTCGACGATTTCTATGCCGGCCTTCATGTCCGCAAGCTTCCTTATGTCGTCGAGATATCGGGTTGCAGCTGCGTTTTTCTCGACGTGGTGTCGCGCGGCAACGGTGGTCCCGATTTTCGGCTCGGCGCAGCGCGCCTGGTTTGGCTGCGCGGCCAGCTCGAAGCCGCGCAGCGGGACGGCAAAGCGGCGGCTGTGTTCATGCACGCCTATCCCGCCGACCTCGGCGAGGAGGCCGCCGAGCTGGCGGCGATGCTCGATGATAGCCCGGTCGCGTTGGTCAGCATGGGTCACACGCATTACAACGAGATCAGCAACGACGGACGGACCATCTATGTCGCCACGCGCTCGACGGGGCAAATCGAGGAAGGCGACGTCGGCTTTGCATTCGCGGCGATCGACCGCGGCGCGGTGAGCTGGCGCTTCAAGCCGCTCCAATCGTCATGGCCGTTCGTGATGATTACGTCGCCGGCGGACCGACGGCTCGCGATTGCCTCGCACTCGGCAGAGGGAGACGTCTGCCGCGAGGTCAGAGCCTCGACCTGGGGCGCCGTCCCGATTGCGCAAGCCGAATTCAGAACCGACGATCAGGCGTGGCAACCGATGTACGGCGGCGATGGCGGCCTGTTCAGCGCCGAGTTCAAGGCTCCGCAAGGACCGTTCCGGCTGAGCGTGCGGGTGATCGATCAGCAACGCAATCAGGATACCGACACCATCGACGTGGCGCCGTACGTGGCGGCAGCGCGCAAACCTTCCGGCAGCGACGACGGCAGCATCGGCGCATGGCCGGAGCGGCATCTGCTCGGGACCCAGCTCGGTCCCAACCGGAACGGCAGGAAATGGTGA
- a CDS encoding toll/interleukin-1 receptor domain-containing protein: MADVFISYSKAERKLTEDLAKILVGAGLTVWWDTELLPIQRFRAEIDAQLNNCSAAVIIWSATSANSDWVLSEADHAIRQGKLVNAHHSDILPEHLPKPFGQIHAVPLTDTDRILRAIKLITTGKPPKATAVSAGETRAIEFITDAVQDALKYAPQLRDLADRAGWEDDETYPNDLLKLAEKVMTPLRLFRERLPYTDITSYRGRRLVEHLDEATTYAHRQISKEIGWLRSHGNSESVVMGARGDLSVAAERLLEKVELPPR; the protein is encoded by the coding sequence ATGGCAGACGTCTTCATCAGCTACTCCAAGGCGGAACGCAAACTGACCGAAGATTTGGCAAAGATTTTGGTAGGCGCCGGCCTCACCGTCTGGTGGGACACGGAGTTGCTGCCGATCCAGCGGTTCCGGGCGGAAATTGACGCGCAGCTCAACAATTGCTCCGCCGCGGTGATCATTTGGTCGGCCACATCCGCGAATTCCGATTGGGTACTTTCTGAAGCTGATCACGCCATACGGCAGGGCAAGCTTGTTAACGCGCATCACTCCGACATCCTGCCCGAACACCTGCCCAAGCCCTTCGGCCAGATTCATGCTGTGCCGCTGACCGACACTGACCGCATCCTCAGGGCAATCAAGCTCATCACCACCGGCAAGCCACCCAAGGCGACCGCAGTGTCCGCTGGCGAGACGAGAGCGATCGAATTCATTACAGACGCTGTCCAAGATGCGCTCAAATACGCTCCACAACTACGCGATTTGGCCGATCGCGCGGGGTGGGAAGACGACGAAACATATCCCAATGATCTGCTGAAGCTGGCCGAGAAGGTAATGACGCCGCTCCGGCTGTTCCGCGAACGATTGCCGTATACAGATATCACCAGCTATCGCGGCAGGCGGCTTGTCGAGCATCTGGATGAGGCGACGACGTATGCGCACAGGCAGATATCAAAGGAGATCGGGTGGCTGCGGTCGCACGGCAACAGCGAGAGCGTCGTCATGGGCGCACGCGGAGATCTCTCGGTTGCGGCCGAGCGGTTGCTGGAAAAGGTGGAGCTGCCACCCAGATAA
- a CDS encoding LysR family transcriptional regulator, with protein MELRHLRYFIAVAEEGSLTLAAEKRLHTAQPSLSRQIRDLEYEVGVQLMSRSVHGIELTAAGRAFLDHARLALTQAEAAKEAARRAAQPAKPTFALGFLTGKEIDWLPEALRILHDELPNIEVTVSSQNSPDLADALMRGRLDAAFMRPEQRADELVYRRVITEPFVVIFPSDHRLAVRDSVELREIVGETFIIPSKTAPTSRVVIEDYLKRSGLDIVPDHEVDNITHAVSMIASTGAVALLPAYPSNLLPWSVTSRPLVGEAPTVDLVLGYNKANTSPILKLLLSRIDDLTAQISSKARRMTGPGSAAPKR; from the coding sequence ATGGAGCTACGGCACCTTCGCTATTTCATCGCGGTAGCCGAAGAGGGCAGCCTGACGCTCGCGGCCGAAAAACGGCTGCACACCGCGCAGCCTTCGCTGAGCCGGCAAATCCGCGATCTCGAATACGAGGTTGGCGTCCAGTTGATGAGCCGCAGCGTGCACGGCATCGAATTGACCGCCGCCGGTCGCGCCTTTCTCGACCATGCCCGGCTGGCGCTCACCCAGGCAGAGGCAGCCAAGGAAGCAGCGCGGCGGGCGGCTCAACCCGCCAAGCCGACCTTCGCTCTAGGGTTTCTCACGGGGAAAGAAATAGATTGGTTGCCTGAAGCGCTGCGCATCCTTCACGATGAACTGCCCAATATAGAGGTCACGGTCTCAAGCCAGAATTCCCCGGACCTCGCTGACGCCTTGATGCGGGGCAGGCTCGACGCCGCGTTCATGCGGCCGGAACAGCGGGCGGACGAGCTGGTTTACAGGCGTGTGATTACGGAGCCGTTCGTCGTCATATTCCCCAGCGACCACCGCCTTGCCGTGCGTGACTCCGTTGAGCTGCGAGAGATCGTGGGCGAAACATTCATCATACCATCGAAGACGGCCCCAACCTCGCGCGTTGTGATCGAGGACTACCTGAAGCGATCCGGCCTGGATATCGTTCCGGATCACGAGGTGGACAACATTACCCATGCGGTGTCTATGATCGCGTCTACCGGCGCCGTAGCACTGCTGCCCGCGTACCCAAGTAATCTTCTTCCTTGGTCCGTGACCAGCCGTCCGCTGGTGGGTGAAGCGCCAACGGTTGATCTGGTCCTCGGTTACAACAAGGCAAACACCTCGCCTATTCTCAAACTTCTGCTCTCCAGAATTGATGATTTGACCGCCCAAATATCCAGCAAGGCGCGCCGGATGACCGGACCGGGATCGGCCGCACCGAAGCGATGA
- a CDS encoding DMT family transporter encodes MQNISAGWLYPIILTAGALQAWGPPMNHTLRVSLENPWLASLVSFLPIVALLTCLIMCLPHPLPTAEGLAAMPWWAPLGGVIGAFAVIAGLLFVGTVGAGAFAGLTITANILMSLAIDRFGMFGMPVHELNAGRVAGAALMVAGITLISKF; translated from the coding sequence ATGCAAAACATCAGTGCGGGCTGGCTCTACCCCATCATCCTAACCGCCGGTGCGTTGCAGGCCTGGGGTCCGCCGATGAACCACACGCTGCGGGTATCGCTGGAAAATCCCTGGCTTGCGAGCCTTGTCTCGTTCTTGCCGATCGTCGCGCTGCTGACGTGTCTGATCATGTGCCTTCCTCACCCGCTGCCGACGGCGGAGGGTCTGGCAGCCATGCCGTGGTGGGCGCCGCTCGGCGGCGTTATCGGCGCTTTCGCCGTGATCGCCGGATTGTTGTTCGTGGGCACAGTCGGCGCCGGCGCATTCGCTGGGCTGACCATCACCGCGAACATCCTGATGTCGCTTGCGATCGACCGGTTCGGAATGTTCGGCATGCCGGTCCACGAGCTCAACGCGGGCCGTGTCGCCGGTGCCGCGCTCATGGTCGCCGGCATCACCTTGATCTCGAAATTCTAG
- a CDS encoding YkgJ family cysteine cluster protein — translation MTYGDLVSHVKFDMERDSPFSYACHACNRCCRNKAIRVSPYEILRLARYLCISTTQFIEDHTEAGGTVLRSKVNGDCGFLGERGCSVHSDRPLVCRIYPLARWVSPDGEESFGHLTPHPKTEGVYGISGTVQDYLDHQQLAPFFEMSERYGKLYQKMLDVLEKLDPEELDRRSDRRAAIDELPAGTLASMCVDIDATNGVSFSNSDGSGLGIDEAVARHIRAIEEWLYSLDAAWRN, via the coding sequence ATGACCTACGGCGATCTGGTCTCCCACGTGAAATTCGACATGGAGCGTGACAGTCCGTTCTCCTACGCCTGTCACGCCTGCAATCGTTGCTGCCGCAACAAGGCAATCCGCGTCAGCCCCTACGAGATACTGCGTCTTGCGAGGTATCTCTGCATATCGACGACGCAGTTCATAGAAGATCACACGGAGGCTGGCGGCACAGTTCTGCGATCCAAGGTAAACGGTGATTGCGGATTTCTGGGAGAGCGCGGCTGCAGCGTTCATTCGGATCGACCGCTGGTCTGCCGTATCTATCCGCTGGCGCGATGGGTTTCACCGGATGGCGAGGAATCGTTCGGCCACCTGACGCCGCATCCGAAGACCGAAGGCGTCTACGGCATTTCGGGAACCGTGCAGGACTATCTCGATCACCAGCAACTCGCGCCTTTCTTCGAGATGAGCGAACGATACGGCAAGTTGTATCAAAAAATGCTCGACGTGCTGGAAAAGCTCGATCCAGAAGAACTGGACCGACGGTCGGACCGGCGTGCGGCTATCGACGAACTACCGGCGGGGACGCTGGCGTCAATGTGCGTGGATATCGACGCGACTAATGGCGTCAGCTTCTCTAACAGCGACGGTTCCGGTCTCGGTATCGATGAAGCCGTGGCTCGGCATATCCGTGCCATCGAGGAGTGGCTTTATTCTCTGGATGCCGCGTGGCGAAACTAA
- a CDS encoding MFS transporter, translating to MTQAPNKPEAKAIWPLLSLNFFMADMQAGIGPFLGVFLLAHGWQSGLIGTVMTVGGVAGMLMTTPAGALVDATRHKTLYVVIPGICTVIASGLILLSQNFWLVTVSQVATAIAGAAIGPAVSGITLGMVRQAGFNRQNGHNQALNHAGNMVGAGLSGLLGWQFGFTAVFWLAALFGVLSIASMLMIPGASIDDDEARGLDNSSGDGGKVGGITVLLECRPLLILAAALAFFHLGNGAMLPLYGLAVVANKQGDPAGFVAITIVVAQGTMILASLIAMRLAEKEGYWLVLLVSFIALPIRGVIAAHLINKWGVYPVQFLDGIGAGLQSVAVPGLVARILNGSGRVNVGHGAVMTVQGLGASLSPAIGGWIAQEVGYGEMFLILGSFALGSIALWLGFASLLRPACARPHRSSERVAACALSVGVQ from the coding sequence GTGACACAAGCGCCGAACAAACCAGAAGCGAAAGCCATCTGGCCGTTGCTGTCGCTGAACTTCTTCATGGCCGACATGCAGGCGGGCATCGGCCCGTTCCTTGGCGTCTTCTTGCTGGCGCATGGCTGGCAGAGCGGCCTGATCGGAACCGTGATGACCGTTGGCGGCGTGGCGGGGATGTTGATGACCACGCCCGCGGGCGCTCTGGTCGATGCGACTCGGCACAAGACGCTCTATGTCGTCATCCCCGGCATCTGCACGGTGATCGCGTCCGGCCTCATTCTGTTGTCGCAGAACTTCTGGTTGGTGACGGTGTCGCAGGTTGCGACCGCCATCGCCGGGGCGGCGATAGGGCCGGCCGTGTCGGGAATCACGCTCGGCATGGTGCGTCAGGCCGGCTTCAACCGGCAGAACGGACACAACCAGGCGCTCAATCATGCCGGCAATATGGTGGGAGCAGGGCTTTCGGGTCTGCTTGGATGGCAGTTCGGATTCACCGCTGTGTTCTGGCTGGCCGCATTGTTCGGCGTGCTCTCGATCGCTTCCATGCTGATGATCCCTGGTGCGTCGATCGACGACGATGAGGCGCGCGGTCTCGATAACAGCAGCGGTGATGGCGGTAAGGTCGGCGGCATCACCGTGCTGCTCGAGTGCAGGCCGCTGCTGATTCTGGCGGCCGCGCTGGCGTTTTTCCATCTCGGCAACGGCGCGATGCTGCCGCTTTACGGGCTGGCGGTCGTCGCCAACAAGCAAGGCGACCCCGCCGGATTCGTCGCGATCACCATCGTCGTTGCCCAGGGCACGATGATCCTCGCATCTCTGATCGCGATGCGGCTCGCCGAAAAGGAGGGCTACTGGCTGGTCTTGCTGGTGTCATTCATCGCGCTGCCGATTCGTGGCGTCATCGCCGCCCATCTGATCAACAAGTGGGGTGTCTATCCGGTGCAGTTCCTCGACGGGATCGGGGCCGGCCTCCAGAGCGTGGCCGTCCCCGGCCTTGTCGCGCGCATCCTGAATGGCTCCGGGCGCGTCAACGTGGGGCACGGTGCTGTCATGACCGTGCAGGGCCTGGGCGCTTCGCTCAGTCCCGCGATCGGCGGATGGATCGCCCAGGAAGTTGGCTACGGCGAGATGTTTCTTATCCTCGGTAGCTTCGCGCTGGGATCGATCGCGTTGTGGCTGGGCTTCGCATCGCTGCTGCGGCCTGCCTGCGCACGGCCGCATCGTTCGTCAGAGCGCGTGGCGGCTTGCGCGCTTTCCGTCGGAGTGCAGTGA
- a CDS encoding DUF6338 family protein — protein MDIFFFQLVIIFIPGIIWERLDASYGTSRAKEQWDILRRTFVFGLAAYLTTFCIYWLASFYFKGLNFQVFKFEKDVEFLDGQGVKLIFYASMVSIVCGVLWLYITNYKLLTRLIQWIGATKRYGDEDVWDFTFNSGRAEVEYVHVRDFEKKITYAGWVEAFSETEKQRELRLRDVIVYDFEGAVLFETPRVYLARKMDNIDIEFPYRPGQANDEPATSPG, from the coding sequence ATGGACATTTTCTTTTTTCAGCTCGTGATCATTTTCATTCCGGGCATCATCTGGGAAAGGCTGGACGCCTCGTACGGCACGAGTAGGGCTAAGGAGCAATGGGATATCCTACGGCGAACATTCGTGTTCGGTCTGGCTGCTTACCTGACCACCTTCTGTATCTACTGGCTCGCCAGCTTCTACTTTAAGGGCTTGAACTTTCAGGTCTTTAAATTCGAAAAGGATGTCGAGTTCTTGGATGGGCAAGGCGTCAAACTCATCTTCTACGCGTCAATGGTTTCGATCGTCTGCGGAGTTCTGTGGCTCTACATCACGAACTACAAATTGCTGACGCGATTGATTCAGTGGATAGGCGCCACGAAGCGATATGGCGACGAGGACGTCTGGGACTTCACTTTCAATTCCGGGAGGGCCGAGGTCGAGTATGTCCATGTTCGGGACTTCGAAAAAAAGATAACCTATGCCGGGTGGGTTGAGGCGTTCTCTGAAACCGAAAAGCAGCGAGAACTGCGGCTCCGCGACGTGATCGTCTACGATTTCGAGGGAGCGGTTTTGTTCGAAACGCCGCGCGTGTACCTTGCACGGAAGATGGATAATATCGATATAGAGTTCCCATACAGGCCAGGACAAGCAAATGACGAACCCGCCACGTCCCCCGGTTAG
- a CDS encoding arsenic transporter produces MVRLNAATWSIAGLATFGVIARPWNLPEFIWAVAGAALLVLLNLLPWPDALAAAAKGTDVYLFLIGMMLLAEVARKEGLFDWLAAQAVQWAKGSAKRLFLIVYVVGTAVTVLLSNDATAVVLTPAVYAATRAANVKPLPYLFICAFIANAASFVLPISNPANLEVFGTQMPPLSVWLHYFVLPSACAIAATYIALRLTQYRSLDATVAVVEQMPPLTLGGKLSAAGIALTAVVLLGASALGRDLGLPTFVSGAAVTISVLLTGRKSPIPVLKDVSWSVLPLVAGLFILVEGLNRTGVLPLLAETLREAATASPQITSWMAGVAVAVASNLVNNLPMGLMAATTSQAAQVPAHVTAAILIGVDLGPNLSVTGSLATILWLIALRREGELVAAWQFLKLGLVVMPPALLLALLALSAVSS; encoded by the coding sequence ATGGTCAGACTCAACGCTGCAACCTGGAGCATCGCGGGACTGGCGACCTTCGGCGTCATTGCGCGGCCGTGGAATCTACCGGAATTCATCTGGGCGGTTGCGGGAGCAGCGCTGCTGGTGCTGCTCAACCTGCTGCCATGGCCGGATGCGCTGGCGGCCGCAGCCAAGGGCACGGACGTCTACTTGTTCCTGATCGGCATGATGCTGCTGGCCGAGGTGGCGCGCAAGGAAGGCCTGTTCGATTGGTTGGCGGCTCAGGCGGTGCAATGGGCGAAGGGCTCAGCGAAGCGGCTCTTCCTGATCGTCTACGTCGTCGGCACCGCGGTAACGGTCTTGCTGTCCAACGACGCCACGGCGGTCGTGCTGACGCCTGCGGTCTATGCGGCGACGCGCGCGGCAAATGTCAAGCCGTTGCCGTACCTGTTCATCTGCGCGTTCATCGCCAACGCAGCGAGCTTCGTGTTGCCGATTTCCAACCCGGCCAATCTAGAGGTGTTCGGCACGCAGATGCCCCCACTATCGGTGTGGCTGCACTATTTCGTGTTGCCGTCGGCGTGCGCGATCGCCGCGACCTATATCGCCTTGCGGCTGACGCAGTACCGCAGCCTCGATGCGACCGTCGCCGTCGTCGAACAGATGCCGCCGCTGACGCTTGGCGGCAAGCTCTCGGCCGCGGGCATCGCCTTGACCGCCGTCGTGCTGCTCGGTGCTTCCGCGCTTGGCCGCGATCTCGGACTGCCGACGTTCGTCTCCGGCGCCGCTGTAACGATCAGCGTGCTGCTCACGGGCCGAAAGTCGCCCATCCCGGTTCTCAAAGACGTGTCGTGGTCGGTGCTTCCCCTGGTCGCGGGATTGTTCATCCTGGTCGAAGGACTGAATCGGACCGGCGTGCTGCCGTTGCTGGCCGAAACGCTGAGAGAGGCCGCGACGGCATCTCCCCAAATCACATCGTGGATGGCCGGAGTCGCGGTCGCCGTCGCGTCGAACCTGGTCAACAACCTCCCGATGGGACTGATGGCCGCGACCACGAGCCAAGCCGCGCAGGTGCCGGCGCATGTCACCGCCGCAATCCTGATCGGGGTCGATCTCGGGCCAAACCTCTCCGTCACCGGCTCGCTTGCCACCATATTGTGGCTGATCGCGCTGCGCCGCGAAGGAGAGCTTGTCGCGGCCTGGCAATTCCTCAAGCTCGGTCTCGTCGTCATGCCGCCCGCGCTGCTGCTGGCGCTGCTTGCCCTCTCTGCGGTCTCGTCATGA
- a CDS encoding ATP-binding protein: MAFLLIVLLGSAALLARVLWRWSQRLRTVESALATGAEDLPVLQLTGQRDLDRIVKAINGAGAKALESRRRTESLQQRIAESERLAALGRVAAGVAHEIRNPIAAMRLKAENALANGTDRTRSVDALQVVVEQVGRMDELLKNLLRSVQRSEIKRQPVTDVREFLAAHASLFCEQAGRRRISVDVPDSFAAVEFDTAAVGGALDNLILNAIQNSRDGTPIMLRASIEAGRLRLSVSDAGDGVPEAIRAHLFEPFATGRPDGTGLGLAIVREVAEAHGGSAHVQHRNDGTTFTLNIPIGPHQ; the protein is encoded by the coding sequence TTGGCGTTTCTGCTGATCGTCCTTCTGGGGTCGGCCGCATTGTTGGCGCGGGTTCTCTGGCGCTGGTCGCAGCGGCTGCGGACCGTGGAATCGGCGCTGGCGACCGGCGCAGAAGATTTGCCGGTGCTACAATTAACCGGGCAGCGCGACCTCGACCGCATTGTGAAAGCCATCAACGGCGCGGGGGCCAAGGCGCTGGAATCCCGCCGCCGGACGGAGAGTTTGCAGCAGCGTATTGCGGAAAGCGAGCGCCTGGCGGCACTTGGGCGCGTCGCCGCCGGCGTTGCGCATGAAATCCGGAACCCGATCGCCGCGATGCGGTTAAAGGCCGAGAACGCCCTTGCCAACGGGACAGATCGAACCAGATCGGTGGACGCCCTGCAGGTGGTGGTCGAGCAGGTCGGGCGAATGGATGAGTTGTTGAAAAACCTGCTTCGGTCGGTGCAGCGTTCCGAAATCAAGCGTCAACCGGTCACTGACGTTCGGGAGTTTCTTGCTGCCCATGCCTCCCTGTTTTGCGAACAGGCGGGGCGACGGCGAATTTCGGTGGACGTTCCGGACAGCTTTGCCGCGGTCGAATTCGATACGGCGGCGGTCGGTGGCGCGCTCGACAATCTGATCCTCAACGCCATCCAGAATTCGCGCGATGGAACGCCGATCATGCTGAGGGCTTCGATCGAGGCCGGCCGGCTGCGACTGTCTGTCTCGGATGCCGGCGACGGCGTGCCGGAAGCTATCCGGGCGCATTTGTTCGAACCCTTCGCAACCGGCCGTCCGGACGGAACGGGACTGGGTCTGGCGATCGTCCGGGAGGTAGCGGAAGCCCACGGCGGGAGCGCGCACGTGCAACACCGCAACGACGGTACGACGTTCACCCTGAACATTCCAATCGGACCGCATCAATGA
- a CDS encoding sigma-54 dependent transcriptional regulator, whose amino-acid sequence MNATVLIVDDEKNLRDGLSEAVRDLGYEALVAASGREALAAAATNKPDAVLLDLRMPDMDGLEVLTRLHAAADGTSVPVAIITAYATAANTIEAMRLGAFDHLTKPIGREDLASLLQRMIRSRAPKSPPRDLPDADGFPETLIGSSPGMREVQKTIGLVADSDATVLITGETGTGKEVVARTIHRVGARSSGPFMALNCAAIPPDLLESELFGHVKGAFTGAILERKGAFREADSGTLFLDEIGDMDLAMQAKILRALQERVVTPVGGKPQKVDVRIVAATHRDLEQWVKQGRFREDLFYRLNVVPIELQPLRERTADILPLAEHFLAMASSPTKQLSDEAAQRLAAHTWPGNVRELRNAMERVAVMCRSDIVAASDLGFLVTSPAPNAEEDGDDGNLPSALERLERRLIADALAESKGNRAEAARRLGIHRQLLHAKAEKYGLGKRKNPD is encoded by the coding sequence ATGAATGCCACCGTGCTGATCGTTGACGATGAGAAGAACCTGCGTGACGGACTTTCCGAGGCCGTTCGCGATCTCGGATATGAAGCTCTCGTTGCGGCTTCCGGACGCGAAGCGCTGGCCGCTGCGGCAACAAACAAGCCCGATGCCGTATTGCTCGACCTGCGGATGCCGGACATGGACGGACTGGAGGTCCTGACCCGGCTGCATGCAGCCGCGGATGGAACCAGCGTCCCCGTTGCCATCATCACCGCCTACGCAACGGCAGCAAACACCATCGAAGCGATGCGGCTCGGCGCCTTCGATCATCTGACCAAACCCATTGGACGGGAAGATCTGGCGTCGTTGCTGCAGCGAATGATCAGATCGCGTGCTCCGAAATCACCGCCCCGGGACTTGCCCGACGCGGATGGCTTTCCGGAAACGCTGATCGGTTCAAGCCCCGGCATGCGCGAGGTGCAGAAAACCATCGGCCTGGTCGCCGACAGCGACGCCACAGTGCTCATCACCGGGGAAACCGGCACCGGTAAGGAAGTCGTTGCACGGACCATCCATCGCGTCGGCGCGCGCAGTAGCGGTCCGTTCATGGCGCTCAATTGCGCGGCGATTCCACCGGATTTGCTGGAGAGCGAACTCTTTGGACACGTCAAGGGTGCCTTCACCGGCGCCATCCTCGAGCGCAAGGGCGCCTTCCGCGAGGCCGACAGCGGCACGCTTTTTCTCGACGAGATCGGCGACATGGATCTGGCGATGCAGGCCAAGATCCTGCGCGCGCTGCAGGAGCGCGTGGTCACGCCGGTCGGCGGCAAACCGCAGAAGGTGGATGTGCGGATCGTCGCGGCAACCCATCGCGATCTGGAGCAGTGGGTGAAGCAGGGCCGCTTCCGGGAGGATCTGTTCTATCGTCTCAACGTGGTGCCGATCGAATTGCAGCCGCTGCGCGAACGGACCGCAGACATCCTGCCGCTCGCCGAACATTTTCTGGCGATGGCGTCATCGCCGACAAAGCAATTGTCAGACGAGGCCGCTCAGCGGCTTGCCGCTCATACTTGGCCGGGCAATGTGCGCGAACTCAGGAACGCGATGGAACGCGTCGCCGTGATGTGCCGCAGCGACATCGTTGCGGCGTCCGATCTCGGCTTCCTGGTGACCTCGCCCGCGCCCAATGCCGAAGAGGACGGCGACGACGGCAACCTTCCGTCCGCGCTGGAGCGGCTTGAGCGCCGGTTGATTGCCGACGCGCTCGCGGAATCGAAAGGCAACCGCGCCGAGGCGGCGCGGCGTCTCGGTATCCACCGACAACTCCTGCACGCCAAGGCTGAAAAATACGGGCTGGGCAAACGCAAGAACCCGGATTGA